In one Neobacillus sp. WH10 genomic region, the following are encoded:
- a CDS encoding alpha-galactosidase: MLIHTNLEKQQFHLSNGKVSYIFQVMKNGHLGHLYYGKALRHRSDFSHLQTYDVPTAASCHVYEDDPAFSLETLRQEYPAYGNSDFREPAISVGKDNAPNVPDFKYDSFRILEGKPRLEGLPATYSDKASTIQILLKDEFLQAELTLNYTIFQDKPVITRSASLKNYGTENLVIDRMMGASVDFPDKDFIFTHLSGTWSRERHVKERRLEMGNQSISSLRGASSHHHNPFLALKRLEATEHTGEVFGFNFVYSSNFIMQVEVDHYDTARLTVGIHPFGFKWNLLPHEVFQTPEVVMVYSNKGLNGMSQAFHSLYRENLIPAHWRKEKRPILINNWEATYFDFNEDKLVKIAKSASELGIELFVLDDGWFGKRNDDTSSLGDWHVDLTKLPNGLESLAKKTSNIGMKFGLWFEPEMISPNSELYREHPDWAVGTPHQRTFGRNQLVLDFSRPEIVDYLYKEMADIIKLTKLSYIKWDMNRNITEAFSQKLASNQQGEFFHRYILGVYSLYERLTSEFPHVLFESCAGGGGRFDPGMMYYAPQAWTSDDTDAIERLKIQYGTSFAYPIYSMGSHVSAVPNHQTLRTTPLLTRANTAYFGTFGYELDPLTLSEEEREEIKGQIVFYKNHRDLIRDGLFYRLLSPFLNNEAAWMVVSQDQSEALVGYYKVLATPNSPKQQTLRLSGLNETAAYSVAGNNQAYYGDELMQVGLQLPTEFNGVNGKSAERGGDFQSHVFYLRSIDIGEKDKRME, encoded by the coding sequence GTGCTAATTCATACGAATCTAGAAAAACAGCAATTTCATTTAAGCAATGGTAAGGTGAGCTATATTTTTCAAGTGATGAAGAATGGGCACTTGGGCCATCTCTATTATGGCAAAGCATTAAGGCATCGAAGTGATTTTTCCCATTTGCAAACGTATGATGTACCAACAGCCGCAAGCTGTCATGTTTATGAGGATGATCCTGCTTTTAGTCTAGAAACGTTGCGTCAGGAGTACCCTGCTTACGGAAACTCGGATTTTCGGGAACCTGCAATTTCTGTTGGAAAAGACAATGCACCAAATGTTCCGGATTTTAAATATGATTCTTTTAGAATCCTAGAAGGGAAGCCACGGCTTGAGGGTCTCCCCGCAACTTATAGCGATAAGGCAAGTACCATCCAAATCCTTTTAAAGGATGAGTTCCTTCAGGCGGAGCTGACTTTGAATTATACTATTTTTCAAGATAAACCTGTAATTACGAGAAGCGCTTCCTTGAAAAACTACGGCACTGAAAATTTAGTGATTGATCGAATGATGGGAGCATCTGTTGACTTTCCTGATAAGGATTTTATTTTTACTCATTTATCAGGGACTTGGTCCCGGGAAAGGCATGTGAAGGAGCGGAGGCTCGAGATGGGAAATCAGTCGATTTCAAGTCTGCGAGGTGCCAGCTCACACCATCATAATCCATTTTTAGCCTTAAAGAGACTAGAAGCAACGGAGCATACGGGTGAAGTGTTTGGCTTTAATTTTGTATATAGCAGTAACTTCATCATGCAGGTTGAAGTAGACCATTACGATACAGCCAGACTAACAGTAGGGATTCATCCATTCGGCTTCAAGTGGAATTTATTGCCTCATGAAGTTTTCCAGACACCAGAAGTGGTGATGGTTTATTCGAATAAGGGGTTAAATGGGATGAGCCAGGCGTTTCATTCACTCTATCGAGAAAATTTAATCCCAGCTCATTGGAGGAAAGAAAAGCGCCCTATATTAATAAATAACTGGGAAGCCACATACTTTGATTTTAATGAAGATAAGCTTGTAAAAATTGCAAAGTCAGCCAGTGAATTAGGAATTGAGTTGTTTGTCCTGGATGATGGCTGGTTTGGGAAAAGGAATGACGATACATCCTCACTCGGTGATTGGCATGTGGATTTAACTAAACTTCCCAATGGATTAGAAAGCTTGGCTAAGAAAACCTCCAATATTGGAATGAAATTTGGTCTTTGGTTTGAGCCAGAGATGATTAGCCCTAACAGTGAGCTATATCGTGAACACCCAGATTGGGCAGTGGGCACACCACATCAGCGTACATTTGGACGTAACCAACTTGTATTAGATTTTTCTAGACCTGAGATTGTTGATTATCTTTATAAAGAAATGGCTGATATCATTAAACTCACTAAACTTTCTTACATTAAATGGGATATGAATCGGAATATTACTGAAGCATTTTCACAAAAATTAGCTTCAAATCAGCAAGGGGAATTTTTCCATCGCTATATTTTAGGAGTATATAGTCTTTATGAAAGGTTAACCAGTGAGTTCCCCCATGTCCTTTTTGAATCCTGTGCTGGCGGGGGAGGAAGATTTGATCCCGGAATGATGTATTATGCTCCACAAGCATGGACGAGTGATGATACAGATGCCATTGAAAGGCTGAAAATTCAATATGGAACATCATTCGCCTATCCGATTTATAGCATGGGATCGCATGTTTCGGCAGTCCCAAATCACCAAACATTACGGACAACTCCACTTTTGACTCGGGCAAATACTGCTTATTTTGGTACATTTGGATATGAATTAGATCCACTTACGTTATCAGAAGAAGAGCGGGAGGAAATTAAAGGGCAGATCGTTTTTTATAAAAACCACCGGGATTTAATTCGTGATGGTCTATTTTATAGACTGTTGAGCCCGTTTTTGAACAATGAAGCAGCATGGATGGTTGTTAGTCAAGACCAATCGGAAGCGTTGGTAGGGTACTACAAGGTTTTAGCAACCCCAAATTCTCCGAAACAGCAAACGTTACGGCTTAGCGGGTTGAATGAAACTGCGGCCTATTCTGTGGCCGGAAATAATCAGGCCTATTATGGAGATGAACTAATGCAAGTAGGTCTTCAGCTTCCGACTGAGTTTAATGGTGTTAATGGCAAAAGTGCTGAGCGCGGCGGTGACTTTCAGTCACATGTTTTCTATTTGCGAAGTATAGACATAGGTGAAAAAGACAAAAGGATGGAGTAA
- a CDS encoding galactokinase — MNVKELVTAFKEKFGTTPEQAFFAPGRINLIGEHTDYNGGHVFPCAITYGTYAVTRKRDDQLVRLYSVNFPNTGIIEFDLNQLDYDKEHNWANYPKGMIRYILEVGYEIPTGFECVIHGNIPNGAGLSSSASIELLIGVLVDGLFELKIPRLDLIKLGKKVENEFIGVNSGIMDQFAIGMGMKDAGILLDCQTLKYEYAPIQLENHKIIIMNTNKRRELADSKYNERRSECEEALAELQQRLPIEALGQLSEAEFDENQHVITNETVRKRAKHAVYENVRTLKALKELKAGNLEAFGQLMNQSHISLRDDYEVTGIELDRLVEAAWNQPGVIGARMTGAGFGGCAIAIVTNEEVENFIANVGASYLDNIGYEADFYVASIGDGAKEIKVEAEV, encoded by the coding sequence ATGAACGTTAAAGAGCTAGTTACAGCATTTAAAGAAAAATTTGGTACTACACCAGAACAAGCCTTCTTTGCTCCAGGCCGGATTAATTTAATCGGCGAACATACTGATTATAATGGAGGGCATGTGTTTCCATGTGCGATTACATATGGAACATATGCGGTTACGAGGAAACGTGATGATCAGCTCGTCCGCTTGTACTCTGTTAACTTCCCTAACACTGGGATTATTGAATTTGATTTAAATCAGCTAGATTACGATAAAGAGCACAATTGGGCAAATTATCCGAAAGGGATGATTCGATATATTCTCGAAGTAGGATATGAAATTCCAACGGGCTTTGAGTGCGTCATTCATGGAAATATCCCTAACGGTGCAGGTCTTTCTTCTTCTGCTTCGATTGAACTATTAATAGGAGTCCTTGTTGATGGGTTGTTTGAATTAAAGATTCCTCGTCTTGACCTCATAAAGCTTGGTAAAAAGGTTGAAAATGAATTTATCGGTGTCAACAGCGGCATTATGGATCAATTTGCAATTGGGATGGGAATGAAAGATGCAGGTATATTACTAGATTGCCAGACTTTAAAATATGAATACGCACCGATTCAGCTGGAAAATCACAAAATTATCATTATGAATACAAACAAGCGCCGTGAATTGGCGGATTCAAAATACAATGAGCGCAGAAGCGAATGTGAGGAGGCACTGGCCGAACTTCAGCAAAGGCTGCCAATTGAAGCGCTTGGACAGCTTTCAGAAGCCGAATTTGATGAAAATCAACATGTAATAACAAATGAAACGGTCCGCAAACGGGCGAAGCATGCCGTCTATGAAAATGTAAGAACATTGAAGGCACTAAAGGAACTGAAGGCTGGAAATCTAGAGGCATTTGGTCAACTGATGAATCAATCGCATATATCCTTACGTGATGATTATGAAGTTACCGGAATAGAACTTGATCGTTTAGTAGAAGCTGCATGGAACCAGCCTGGAGTAATAGGTGCCCGTATGACAGGAGCAGGATTTGGAGGCTGTGCCATCGCCATTGTTACTAATGAAGAAGTTGAAAATTTTATTGCTAATGTTGGTGCTTCCTATCTAGATAATATTGGCTACGAGGCTGATTTTTATGTTGCCAGCATTGGGGACGGAGCAAAGGAAATCAAAGTGGAGGCGGAAGTGTAA
- the galE gene encoding UDP-glucose 4-epimerase GalE codes for MSILVLGGAGYIGSHAVYQLIDQGFQVAVIDNLQTGHRDAVHPQAAFYEGDIRSREFMRSVFEKEQIEAILHFAANSLVGESVLEPLKYYDNNVYGTQIVLEMMKEFDVKHIVFSSTAAVYGEQKVVPITEEAEKKPTNTYGETKLTMEKMMAWCEKAYGIKYVALRYFNVAGARQGGEIGEDHNPETHLIPVVLEAALGKRPVVMIFGDNYDTTDGTCVRDYIHVEDLITSHILALKFLQNGGESHCFNLGSSQGFSVKEIVETAKKVTGIDIPIQIGERRAGDPSTLIASSEKAKRLLGWNPTRTSIEQIITDAWNWHQHHPNGYQR; via the coding sequence ATGAGTATTCTTGTTTTAGGCGGTGCGGGTTATATCGGATCGCACGCTGTTTATCAATTAATTGATCAAGGGTTTCAGGTTGCAGTCATCGATAATTTGCAAACAGGGCACCGTGATGCCGTACATCCACAGGCTGCCTTTTATGAAGGTGATATTCGCAGCCGTGAATTTATGCGGTCAGTATTTGAAAAAGAACAGATTGAAGCAATCTTGCATTTTGCTGCTAACTCACTCGTTGGTGAATCGGTTCTTGAGCCGTTAAAATACTATGATAATAATGTGTACGGCACGCAAATTGTCCTCGAAATGATGAAGGAATTTGATGTTAAGCATATTGTGTTCTCTTCGACAGCGGCTGTGTATGGAGAGCAAAAGGTTGTACCGATTACTGAAGAGGCGGAAAAAAAGCCAACAAATACGTATGGTGAAACAAAATTAACTATGGAAAAAATGATGGCTTGGTGTGAAAAGGCGTACGGAATTAAATACGTTGCCCTTCGCTATTTTAATGTTGCTGGTGCCAGACAGGGCGGGGAGATTGGCGAAGACCATAATCCGGAAACACACTTAATTCCCGTTGTCTTGGAAGCGGCATTAGGAAAAAGACCAGTAGTGATGATATTTGGCGATAATTATGATACCACTGACGGTACTTGTGTTCGTGATTATATCCATGTCGAGGACTTGATTACGTCTCACATATTAGCCCTAAAGTTCTTACAAAATGGCGGGGAAAGCCATTGTTTCAATCTCGGCAGCAGCCAGGGATTCTCAGTAAAGGAAATTGTCGAGACGGCTAAAAAGGTAACAGGTATTGATATCCCCATTCAAATTGGAGAACGTCGTGCTGGTGATCCAAGTACGCTCATTGCCTCGTCGGAAAAAGCAAAGCGTTTACTTGGCTGGAACCCAACAAGAACGTCGATTGAGCAAATCATCACCGATGCTTGGAACTGGCATCAGCATCATCCAAATGGATATCAGAGGTGA
- the galT gene encoding UDP-glucose--hexose-1-phosphate uridylyltransferase, producing MINQLVQQLIKQALTAQLIEWDDEIYARNQVLSLLHLNDYKEEGKTENTSLEIPELLEQIVDYACEQGIIEDLFDEKEIFSSKIMNCLIARPSSVNQYFYEKYKQNSQEATQYFYELSKNSNYIQMKRIRQNIEYKVATEYGDLDITINLSKPEKDPKSIELELAAQKTDYPKCLLCIENEGYAGRIGHPARSNHRMIRVNLLDENWFLQFSPYVYYNEHCIVLSEKHTDMKISPATFARILSFVEKFPHYFLGSNADIPIVGGSILSHEHYQGGNYQFAMAKAEDDWTFTMSGFPNVECSVVKWPMSVIRLRSEEVGPLVEAGTYILANWKNYSDETVGILAKTGETPHNTITPIARKIGGFFELDLVLRNNRTSDEHPLGIFHPHADVHHIKKENIGLIEVMGLAVLPARLKRELEEVEDFILGKTEMIADYHLNWAEELKARYRAVVDKSNVESIVRDEVGKKFLRVLEDAGVFKRDEAGTTGFKRFIQTL from the coding sequence ATGATTAACCAATTAGTTCAACAACTAATAAAACAAGCACTTACTGCCCAATTAATCGAATGGGATGACGAAATATATGCAAGGAATCAAGTTCTGTCGCTGCTTCATTTAAATGATTATAAAGAAGAAGGTAAGACTGAAAACACTTCCCTCGAAATCCCTGAGTTGCTAGAACAAATTGTTGACTATGCTTGCGAGCAAGGAATAATTGAAGACCTATTTGATGAGAAAGAAATTTTTTCAAGTAAAATCATGAATTGTTTGATTGCCAGACCTTCCAGTGTGAATCAGTATTTTTATGAAAAATATAAACAGAATTCACAAGAGGCTACTCAGTACTTTTATGAGTTAAGTAAAAATAGTAACTACATCCAGATGAAGCGAATCCGTCAAAATATTGAATACAAGGTCGCCACGGAATACGGCGATTTGGACATTACGATTAATTTATCGAAGCCGGAAAAAGATCCGAAGAGTATCGAGCTTGAGCTTGCCGCCCAAAAAACGGACTATCCGAAATGCCTCCTATGTATTGAAAATGAGGGGTATGCGGGTAGAATCGGGCATCCTGCCCGCTCGAATCATCGGATGATCCGAGTGAATTTGTTGGATGAGAATTGGTTTTTGCAATTTTCTCCATATGTCTACTATAACGAGCATTGTATCGTATTGTCGGAAAAACATACGGATATGAAAATCAGCCCAGCAACGTTTGCCAGGATTCTATCCTTCGTAGAGAAATTTCCGCATTATTTTCTTGGTTCAAATGCCGATATTCCGATTGTGGGAGGCTCGATTTTATCACATGAACATTACCAAGGCGGGAATTATCAATTTGCGATGGCGAAGGCGGAGGATGACTGGACATTTACAATGAGTGGATTCCCTAATGTCGAATGTTCAGTTGTCAAATGGCCAATGTCAGTGATTCGCCTGCGCTCAGAAGAAGTTGGCCCACTTGTGGAAGCCGGGACTTATATTTTAGCTAATTGGAAAAATTACAGCGATGAAACGGTTGGCATTTTGGCTAAGACAGGTGAGACCCCGCATAACACGATTACACCGATTGCCCGTAAAATTGGGGGATTTTTCGAATTAGACTTGGTTCTTCGTAACAACCGCACGAGCGACGAGCATCCACTTGGGATCTTCCATCCACATGCGGATGTTCATCATATTAAAAAGGAAAACATTGGCCTGATTGAGGTGATGGGGCTTGCTGTTTTACCGGCACGACTTAAGCGAGAGCTTGAAGAGGTGGAGGATTTCATCCTTGGGAAAACAGAGATGATCGCTGACTATCACTTGAACTGGGCAGAAGAATTAAAAGCACGCTATCGGGCTGTTGTTGACAAATCTAATGTGGAGTCAATTGTTAGAGATGAAGTAGGGAAGAAGTTTTTGAGGGTATTAGAGGATGCCGGTGTGTTTAAACGGGATGAAGCAGGGACTACTGGGTTCAAGCGGTTTATTCAAACTTTATGA
- a CDS encoding aldose epimerase family protein → MKIIDRLVGSHENSPVIEYSLINDSGMTVSFLNYGCVITKIIVPDCHGNFENVVLGFDEFKDYLEFSPYFGAVVGRVAGRIKDARFELDGKEYLLADNEHPNHLHGGRKGFSSVVWEAEKVEEEQAVGVKFFYHSPNGEEGYPGNLDTNVTYLLNNKNELIITFEGKTDKKTVVNLTNHSYFNLSGNLKRDCSEHILQLKSDRFLELGPDLIPTGQMLGSRNTPFDFQHGRRLQAGMNSAHPQNVLVGNGYDHPLIFMKEGENQIVLSDEESGRTLLVTTDQPCVVLYTSNQLEGPFSISGVPARNYLGVCLETQGFPDAIHHPEFPTIILDSEEVYYSTTKYRFFANTLGD, encoded by the coding sequence ATGAAAATAATTGATAGATTAGTTGGAAGTCATGAAAATTCGCCTGTTATCGAATATTCCCTAATCAACGATTCAGGAATGACCGTATCTTTTCTTAATTACGGTTGTGTCATTACGAAGATTATCGTCCCTGACTGCCACGGAAACTTTGAAAATGTTGTACTTGGTTTTGACGAGTTTAAGGACTATCTCGAATTCTCGCCTTACTTTGGAGCGGTAGTAGGCCGGGTGGCGGGAAGAATCAAAGATGCCAGGTTTGAATTGGACGGAAAAGAATACCTGCTCGCAGACAATGAGCATCCAAACCACTTACATGGCGGTAGAAAAGGATTTAGTTCAGTGGTTTGGGAAGCGGAAAAAGTAGAGGAAGAGCAAGCTGTAGGTGTGAAGTTTTTTTATCACAGTCCAAATGGTGAAGAAGGATACCCTGGTAATTTGGACACGAACGTTACGTATCTTTTAAACAATAAAAATGAACTGATTATTACCTTTGAAGGGAAAACAGATAAAAAAACAGTAGTCAATTTAACCAATCATTCCTATTTTAATCTGAGCGGCAATTTAAAAAGGGATTGTTCTGAACATATTCTGCAGCTAAAGAGTGATCGCTTTTTAGAGTTGGGTCCTGATCTTATTCCAACTGGTCAAATGCTGGGTTCCAGGAATACCCCATTTGACTTTCAGCACGGCCGCAGGTTACAGGCAGGGATGAATTCGGCGCATCCGCAAAATGTGCTAGTTGGAAACGGTTATGATCATCCGCTTATTTTTATGAAAGAAGGCGAAAATCAGATTGTATTAAGTGATGAAGAAAGTGGTCGAACGTTATTGGTTACGACGGATCAGCCGTGTGTGGTCCTTTATACATCGAATCAATTAGAAGGACCTTTTTCAATTTCGGGCGTCCCTGCAAGAAATTATTTGGGGGTTTGCCTTGAAACGCAAGGTTTTCCTGATGCCATTCATCATCCAGAGTTTCCGACTATCATTTTAGATTCAGAGGAAGTATACTATTCCACAACGAAGTATCGTTTCTTTGCTAACACATTAGGAGACTGA
- a CDS encoding LacI family DNA-binding transcriptional regulator: MATIKDIAQLAGVSIATVSRVLNYDTTLSVGDETKKRIFEAAEELSYKKKPVRKQESVKIALLQWYTEKEELEDLYYMSIRLGVENRCRHLGVNIVKYFQDNFDELKENEIQGLIAIGKFSSKQVKELLSITKNIVFVDYSPDEERFDSVVIDFEKATEKVLQHFIKKGHEEIGYIGGREGFKDKTSIIEDQRELVFKSYLEEKGLLNEAFMYSGTFSVDDGHSLMKKAIHEHGDNLPTAFFAGNDSIAVGALRALLEEGISVPERVNIIGVNDISISKYVFPSLSTVKVYTELMGETAVDTLLERIEGRKTAKKIFIGTKLILRNSSF, encoded by the coding sequence ATGGCTACGATTAAGGATATTGCACAATTAGCGGGTGTTTCGATTGCGACTGTATCCCGCGTGTTAAATTATGACACGACGCTTTCTGTCGGTGATGAGACGAAAAAAAGAATTTTTGAGGCCGCAGAAGAGCTGTCTTATAAAAAGAAACCAGTGAGAAAACAAGAGTCAGTGAAAATTGCCCTGCTGCAGTGGTATACCGAAAAAGAAGAACTTGAGGACTTATACTACATGTCGATCCGGCTTGGTGTAGAAAATCGCTGCCGGCATCTTGGAGTAAATATTGTAAAGTACTTTCAGGACAACTTTGATGAGTTAAAGGAAAATGAGATTCAAGGGCTCATCGCAATCGGAAAGTTCAGCAGTAAGCAAGTAAAAGAGCTGCTTTCAATTACCAAAAATATTGTTTTTGTTGACTACTCTCCGGACGAAGAACGATTTGATTCGGTTGTGATTGACTTTGAAAAGGCAACCGAAAAGGTGCTGCAGCATTTCATTAAAAAGGGTCATGAGGAAATTGGCTATATCGGCGGCAGAGAAGGCTTTAAAGACAAAACCTCAATTATTGAAGACCAAAGGGAACTGGTGTTCAAGAGCTATTTAGAAGAAAAAGGTTTATTAAACGAAGCGTTTATGTACAGTGGCACTTTTTCCGTGGATGATGGCCATTCTTTGATGAAAAAGGCTATTCATGAACACGGTGACAACCTGCCTACCGCATTTTTTGCTGGGAATGATTCTATTGCCGTTGGTGCTCTTAGGGCCCTATTGGAGGAAGGAATCTCAGTTCCAGAGCGTGTGAACATCATAGGGGTGAACGACATCAGTATTTCAAAATATGTGTTTCCATCCTTAAGCACGGTCAAGGTATATACCGAACTTATGGGTGAAACCGCCGTTGATACACTATTGGAACGAATCGAAGGCAGAAAAACTGCAAAAAAAATCTTCATCGGAACCAAACTCATCCTAAGAAACAGCAGTTTCTAA
- a CDS encoding sugar-binding protein, translated as MGRLSVMAYTFGTLFFIVSCSFSIFYGVKVVTHDLPSEKKAQVKYNYHFVLVPEELDNEYWRLVEKGAKAAAKDYGVMLEYVGPKQSNIDDHLKAIEMSAASKVDGIMTQGLSDEQFTPLINRVIEKGIPVITVDTDASNSKRMAYIGTDNYYSGYLAGKALIADTKGKANVAIITGSLYKNHQIQRVKGFEDAVKAESGIQIIDVWESDISRVQAAEKAYQILQEHPEVNAFYGTSALDGIGIAQVVQKYKNNGQIYIMAFDTLPETLTYIQKGIINATVVQEPYEMGYEAVIMMIDIIEGKKVPSIIHTNTKILKVGDLPPSHPDRMEARQ; from the coding sequence ATGGGCAGGTTATCTGTTATGGCGTATACGTTTGGTACATTATTTTTTATCGTGAGTTGCTCATTTTCTATTTTTTATGGTGTCAAGGTAGTGACCCATGATTTGCCTAGCGAAAAAAAAGCGCAGGTAAAGTACAACTATCATTTTGTTCTTGTTCCTGAAGAGCTTGATAATGAATATTGGCGTCTTGTGGAGAAAGGGGCTAAGGCGGCTGCTAAGGATTATGGGGTTATGCTTGAGTATGTGGGGCCGAAGCAATCCAATATTGATGATCATTTAAAAGCGATTGAAATGTCAGCGGCCTCTAAAGTGGACGGAATCATGACACAAGGCTTGAGTGACGAGCAATTTACACCATTAATAAATCGGGTTATTGAGAAGGGGATTCCTGTCATCACTGTCGATACCGATGCTTCCAATAGTAAACGGATGGCCTATATCGGAACCGATAATTATTATTCCGGGTATTTAGCGGGAAAAGCGTTAATTGCTGATACAAAGGGAAAGGCAAATGTCGCTATTATTACTGGAAGTCTTTACAAGAACCATCAAATCCAACGGGTAAAGGGTTTTGAAGATGCGGTAAAAGCAGAAAGCGGCATCCAGATCATTGATGTATGGGAATCAGATATTAGTAGAGTTCAAGCAGCTGAAAAGGCATATCAAATATTGCAGGAACATCCTGAGGTTAATGCGTTTTATGGGACAAGTGCCCTCGATGGGATTGGGATTGCTCAAGTAGTCCAGAAATATAAAAATAACGGCCAAATCTATATCATGGCATTTGATACATTGCCGGAAACACTTACATATATTCAGAAAGGAATCATCAACGCCACCGTTGTCCAGGAGCCCTACGAAATGGGCTATGAAGCGGTGATCATGATGATTGATATAATTGAAGGAAAAAAAGTACCCTCCATAATTCACACGAATACTAAGATTTTGAAGGTAGGAGATTTACCGCCAAGTCACCCGGATAGAATGGAGGCGAGACAATGA
- a CDS encoding histidine kinase gives MIIFRIRSKLLLYFIVLVVLLSSVGLIFYNSSEKLVNEYDDSFERFLLLNDISQRINLINEKLHAYILDKEESYLKDYRKEKVKLIKDQKRLYQEMDTNDITLINYKNLIDSFLDECDATVGAFQKDEINQYSNHFNEVLKISAFLQESTLALLNNKLTDYQKFYDQMEQQNHYYKLMSISLFTAAFFLSTLLALWISGGITKPISLLSKAAKEISTGNLTGDDIKITTKDELKPLTETFNQMRTNLRQLVTEIKQKSELDKLLKELELRSLQNQINPHFLFNTLNTVSKMAYLEEAEHTSRLIEAVAAILRYNLGDLNKASTLREEVRIVKEYFFIQQTRFGERIQFSTEIEDSCLDIEIPCLILQPLVENAFIHGVESYEDNAVIRLHIYRHQDRIHVEVIDNGDGMDETVKNRLLTYVNGTETEEIYEPEKSKGHSTGIGVKNVIRRLQLFYQQNDIFEIESELTKGTNFRLTIPNVAKGGSKLVENSHCG, from the coding sequence ATGATAATATTCCGAATTCGATCGAAGTTACTCCTCTATTTTATTGTCCTTGTCGTGTTGTTGTCCTCCGTCGGGCTGATTTTTTACAACAGCAGTGAAAAACTTGTGAATGAATATGATGATAGCTTTGAGCGATTTTTGCTGTTAAATGATATCTCGCAAAGAATCAATTTAATTAACGAAAAGCTTCACGCGTATATATTAGATAAGGAAGAATCTTATCTAAAAGACTATCGAAAAGAAAAGGTAAAGCTGATTAAAGATCAAAAAAGACTTTATCAAGAAATGGATACGAATGATATTACACTTATTAATTATAAAAATTTGATTGATAGCTTTTTAGATGAATGTGATGCAACAGTTGGTGCTTTTCAGAAGGATGAAATTAACCAATACTCGAATCATTTTAATGAAGTTTTGAAAATTTCCGCATTCCTTCAAGAAAGTACACTGGCACTGTTGAACAATAAATTGACAGATTATCAAAAGTTCTATGATCAAATGGAGCAGCAAAATCATTATTATAAGCTCATGTCGATTTCTCTGTTTACAGCGGCTTTTTTTCTTAGCACCTTACTAGCGTTGTGGATTTCCGGCGGGATTACGAAACCAATCAGTTTATTATCCAAAGCAGCTAAGGAAATTTCAACAGGGAATCTAACAGGAGATGATATAAAAATCACGACAAAGGACGAATTAAAGCCTTTAACGGAAACATTTAACCAAATGCGGACGAATCTCAGACAGCTTGTAACGGAAATTAAACAGAAGTCGGAACTAGATAAGCTGTTAAAAGAGTTGGAGCTGCGTAGTCTGCAAAATCAAATTAATCCTCATTTTCTGTTCAATACATTGAATACGGTTTCAAAAATGGCATATTTAGAAGAAGCAGAACATACATCGCGGTTGATTGAAGCGGTTGCGGCAATACTGCGTTATAACCTCGGGGATTTAAATAAAGCCTCTACGTTAAGAGAGGAAGTACGAATTGTGAAGGAGTATTTTTTTATCCAGCAAACAAGATTTGGAGAACGGATTCAATTTTCCACCGAGATCGAGGACAGTTGTTTAGATATTGAAATACCGTGTTTAATATTACAGCCGCTTGTTGAAAACGCCTTTATTCATGGGGTTGAATCGTATGAAGACAATGCAGTGATCCGCCTCCATATTTATCGGCATCAAGACCGAATACATGTAGAAGTCATTGATAATGGGGATGGGATGGATGAGACTGTCAAAAACAGACTGCTCACCTATGTTAATGGGACTGAAACGGAGGAAATATACGAACCCGAAAAATCAAAAGGTCACTCAACAGGCATTGGCGTGAAAAATGTGATTAGACGGTTACAGCTTTTTTACCAGCAGAACGACATTTTCGAAATAGAATCAGAGTTGACGAAGGGAACAAATTTTAGATTGACGATTCCTAATGTGGCAAAGGGAGGAAGCAAGCTTGTTGAAAATTCTCATTGTGGATGA